The Bombus huntii isolate Logan2020A chromosome 2, iyBomHunt1.1, whole genome shotgun sequence genomic interval GACGTGATGCAGAAACATCAAAATTGGATCGCGAAGATGCCAAGAATTGTCCCATATTATGGTAAAATAAGAGTTCTCGATCTCGAATCTATTAGTCTGAAATGTTCTATTCCTGTTAGTATAGTACATCTGATAATTTAGAAGTATTCAAAAAGATATGTCTTTTTTCTAGAGAACGttatattaatgttattatcGTACCATTCATCAGATATTATTTGTATCACTCAGGCATAAAATTCAGAAATAACACggacgaaatattttattattaattcgtaaaattcaaatataacATTGTCTGCAAATGATATCACAAAGGATGTaacacatttttattattaattaatatttcctgTTATTAAAGACAGATAGATTCTTTTCGCTTgagataatgaaattaaaagtgaaatcaaaatttagaaattattgtATACAAGAATATGTAACTTATCATTCATTCTTAATATGTTTTCGTATTTTAGCCGTCAAGTGCAATGCCGATCCGTTTCTCCTAAAGATTTTGGCAGTTATGAATGTCAATTTCGATTGTGCATCCCAAGTATATCTTCAACCAATTTTTCTTAAATGATACAATATTGTTATAGTTAcatctacatgcaaaatacgTTAAGTTCTGCCACCATTTTTTTTTAGCAAGAAATACGAATGGTAATGAAACTAGGAGTGTCTCCAAACAGGATAATCTTTGCGAATCCGGCTAAGTGGACCACCCATATTAAATTCGCCAAAACGATGAATGTAAAAAAAATGACCGTCGACAGCGAGATGGAAATCATTAAGATAAAGGACATTTTTCCGGAAGCGAAGTAAGTGCAGCAGCGATAAATCAGATTTACTTTAATGAACTATACAATATTTTAGAACgatttcattgaaataatctttattatttttttcacaaTCAATAGAGTAATCATTCGTATTCGATGTGACGCCAAAAATGTTCTGGTATCACTTGGAACAAAATTCGGTTGCGATCCGGACGAAGAAGCAGTTCGATTGATACATTTGACAAAAAGCCTTGGTTTAAAATTATGGGGCTTTAGTTTCCATGTCGGCAGTCTATGTTCTGAATCAGACGCTTACGTTAGAGGAATCAGAACGTGTAAGAAACTAATCTCGATTGCTAAAGAAATTGGATGTAAAGACGTTCAATTGGTCGATATCGGCGGTGGATTTCCTGGTAACAGAGGATACTCTATCGACGAGGTGAGCTTTTGCTAGATTCCGAGTTAAACCGCACAAAAGCCAAACTGAACAACTCCAGTTCTCCTAAAGTTATCAATTTCACATTATTCAATGTTGCCTACGTAGATTCACAAAtagtattaaaatttcaaaaagttcgtttattttcataaatttattattatttgtaaattctCAAAAATCGGTTTAAAAGGAAATGTTAGCAATTGTCATTTTTCTAtgcattttaatttattgagTTGGTCAACTTCATGCATGCGTGACTCGATCGAAACTCATACTTTACCTTAATTCgtatttgtttcttttgttGAATTGCTGAATTGGCTAAATTTGCATTATCGTTTCGGAAACACTCAGATTTCAAGATGTATTAACAACGAGATCGAGGACATCGACCCGAGTATCTCGATCATCAGCGAGCCGGGACAATATTATGCAACATCGGCATATACTTTGGTGTCACTCGTGCACACAAAGAAGGTTGTTCGTCAGGCGGATGGAATGGTTAGAATGTATTATATGAATTGTGGAGTGTACAACGGTTTTATAGAGGAAATGTTGAACTTAAAAGAGAGACTACCGATACCAGTGTATAAGgtagaattattaataatccatataatatagaatacagAATTGGAATCCAAATATCTTCTCTCTTAAGTCCTTATTCAAATGATTGGGTTGATTCGTGTCAAGAACTTATCGATATTATAATCTGAAAAATTTCTTACGATCATAAGTAAAGGGACAATTTATTTCAAGTTGTGCTGAAATCGACAAATTGTTTTCTTTACGCTGTGAACTTATTATTAAAGCTATATTTGGTTATATTTAGTCTAAATAACAGCTAGCATTAGCAGCTTCTAACGTTAGGGATAACCAGCTGGGTACAATTGGGCACAGGGATGAACTCTAAGTCCTATGTCCTATCGACTTCCgtattttatgtaatatattttagcCAGCGAGCGATGCGAAATTCCTTTCATACGTTTGGGGTCCTACCTTAGACTCTATGGATTGTATCTTGAAAAATGTAATGCTGCCAGAATTTCAACAAGGTGATTGGTTAGCCTGGATGGATATTGGATCTTATAGCATATGTCTCAGTTCTCCATTCAATGGTTTTGCTCCGCCTAAAGTACATCCGTGTGCTAGAAAAAGCCAATGGTTGGTATAAACGTGTGGAGTAAGTTACagtaataaatgtaaaaaggaatttgaaatattctagATTGTTTTTTTCtaggaaaaaatttattgattACACAAAGAGAATGCAAAAATCGCAGGAATAACGGAGTGGAGAATAGATTAATAAGGACCAGTCAATAACGATATGGTTAGATACTATTTCGAACTTAAATTtacttataaaattatttattgaattataatacttatatgatgtatttattttgttataaatatcgtaatatattacattcttcaattttaaatgtatgaaaaataaaagtattttgtTGGAACCATAACGTACTGCCTTATTTATGTACATTAATTAATGTGACTAATGTATGTGCATacagaattatatttatagcaatGCATTCTTGTTCATCATTTGTTCGACActgaaaatatgtattttattataaaatttatttatcgtattaatgtagaataaaattgcattatattattataagcTTCTATTGACAGAGGTTTAGCCATTgataaatacttttattaaaatagaatGAATGGATTACGACAAATACGTTTTCCATTAGTTAATCGTAATAACTTTTcggtattttacatttttattgcTTACAGATTGATCTTACGTATTATCATCGTATAGAAATAAATCTTTTCTTCGTAAAATGTTGTGCCATGTCTTTGCGCTTTAAATAAATGCCATATTATTGTCGTGATTTATTATGGTTTACAAAATCAATCCACCTATATAAATAAgattttatgtaaataaatgAAGCATAAAGATTAAACAAAcgaaagtattttttaaatgaatgcACTTACTCTTTTGCAGTGTTACATAAGCCCGGTTGAAGTTTACTCGTTGTTTCAGTTTCGTAAATGTCTTGTTGATCTATGATATCTTGTCGTGGATGTTCTGACTTTGCCAATGAGTCTCTTACCTTTGGAAAcacaaaaataattatatttttaatgattcCTTAATTATTGTCAGACATCGTTCTGATTATATTCTTTAACGTACTTCTTCCGCGGCTTGTAGTACACGGATCAAATTTCTGCCTGCTAATTTTTCAAGTTCTTCTCTGGTCCATTTTGGATTCACATCACTTTCGTAGATGCGATCGAATAAGTCTGGATATTTAGAAACATCTTCCAAACCTTCTGGCATTCTGAAATATGTTATTCATACTCCTATGAATCCTGCTTATTTCTATAACATTAAACTTTGCGATTTGTAGTATTGGCGTTATACTTACGATCCTACACCATCGTAGTCCGCTCCAATACCAACATGATCAGCTCCGATAAGATTACGAATGTAATTAATGTGATCTACAAAAAggcaaatagataaatatttacgATAAGGACAGTAATTTGTTAAGGATACCTGTCTTGAAACtttaattcaattttgttaagtgAAACAAGTCGAGTGAATAGGAAATGCGTTTAATTCAATGTGCAATTATGATAAACTTTATATAGAAATGCAATCGAAATTATCATGTgaacgaaattaaataatatttctgaaattaaatattacatcaaaCATGAGATTGAAGTTTTTCGAATGTCATACCTACAACATCTTGGATAGTTGCGTTCCTCGAACAATtgcaatttacaaaatttgaatAGAAGTTCACCATTACGATACCATTGTTTTCTTTCTGAAAATGCGcgcaaaattatattttattgttacaCAATTTCATGAACCATTTAGGATAACAATAAAGATCTACTTACAACCATGTAGAGGACATCGTCAGGCACGTTACGGTAGTTACGGCAAACGCTAAAGGCAGATGAATGGGAGAACATAATAGGAGCTTTCGTTATTGAAAGTGTTTTTCTCATAACGTTATGAGACACATGCGCTAAATCGACCAACATTCCTAATCGATTCATTTCGTAGACGATAGcctataattgaaatataaaattcatacaGTTTTAAAATGGACATAAGAAGaacaaattaaagaaatttaacgTACTTCACCAAATTTCGTAAGGTTGTGGACAGACGTGTCGTCCACCACCGATGCGTCAGCCCTTCGTTAAAAAAAACacgtttattaatttttttgaagttattttttttatagataaaatcctattttaattttatgaaaagatTATTTATCCATTATCGCAAAATATATGTCTgctaagaaatattttatttcttcaatagaaaattttacttttatgaATTCGATTTTCTAGTCAATATTAAAGTTCGATGACATATTAAAACTTTTTGGATCGAtcaaaaatgtaatatacCATGGAGTGTTGCACATATGAGTCAGCGTCATGTAACGCACACCGAGTTCGTAGTAGAGCCGGAGAACAGCCAAACTAGAATCAATAGAGTGACCACCTTCGACACCGATCAAAGAAGCAATTTTTCCATCATTCCATGCTTGTTCGATATGCTTAGCTTCCGTTACGAACTGCAAGTAGTTTGGATATCTAGCGACTAATCTTTTGATAACATCGATTTGTCTCATTGTCAGTGGCACTGCATCCTTGAATTGCGATGAGCAATCAACGTACGCTGCCCAGaactgaaatttatttatactctcattattattactatacaaattaaaaaatttaaggaCTAGAATTACAGATTAATAAAACTTGGAACCTCATAATTTACTTTACTAccataatataaaatatcgatcgCGTTGACATTAATACCGGAGACGATGAGAAGTATACAAACTAGT includes:
- the LOC126878279 gene encoding ornithine decarboxylase 2-like isoform X1 codes for the protein MSHSIYDEVKVFEDTDENTDIIKSFIKTEHESTEEPFCVLDVADVMQKHQNWIAKMPRIVPYYAVKCNADPFLLKILAVMNVNFDCASQQEIRMVMKLGVSPNRIIFANPAKWTTHIKFAKTMNVKKMTVDSEMEIIKIKDIFPEAKVIIRIRCDAKNVLVSLGTKFGCDPDEEAVRLIHLTKSLGLKLWGFSFHVGSLCSESDAYVRGIRTCKKLISIAKEIGCKDVQLVDIGGGFPGNRGYSIDEISRCINNEIEDIDPSISIISEPGQYYATSAYTLVSLVHTKKVVRQADGMVRMYYMNCGVYNGFIEEMLNLKERLPIPVYKPASDAKFLSYVWGPTLDSMDCILKNVMLPEFQQGDWLAWMDIGSYSICLSSPFNGFAPPKVHPCARKSQWKKFIDYTKRMQKSQE
- the LOC126878279 gene encoding ornithine decarboxylase 2-like isoform X4, translated to MKLKVKSKFRNYCIQEYVTYHSFLICFRILAVKCNADPFLLKILAVMNVNFDCASQQEIRMVMKLGVSPNRIIFANPAKWTTHIKFAKTMNVKKMTVDSEMEIIKIKDIFPEAKVIIRIRCDAKNVLVSLGTKFGCDPDEEAVRLIHLTKSLGLKLWGFSFHVGSLCSESDAYVRGIRTCKKLISIAKEIGCKDVQLVDIGGGFPGNRGYSIDEISRCINNEIEDIDPSISIISEPGQYYATSAYTLVSLVHTKKVVRQADGMVRMYYMNCGVYNGFIEEMLNLKERLPIPVYKPASDAKFLSYVWGPTLDSMDCILKNVMLPEFQQGDWLAWMDIGSYSICLSSPFNGFAPPKVHPCARKSQWKKFIDYTKRMQKSQE
- the LOC126878279 gene encoding ornithine decarboxylase 2-like isoform X3, whose amino-acid sequence is MKLKVKSKFRNYCIQEYVTYHSFLICFRILAVKCNADPFLLKILAVMNVNFDCASQQEIRMVMKLGVSPNRIIFANPAKWTTHIKFAKTMNVKKMTVDSEMEIIKIKDIFPEAKVIIRIRCDAKNVLVSLGTKFGCDPDEEAVRLIHLTKSLGLKLWGFSFHVGSLCSESDAYVRGIRTCKKLISIAKEIGCKDVQLVDIGGGFPGNRGYSIDEISRCINNEIEDIDPSISIISEPGQYYATSAYTLVSLVHTKKVVRQADGMVRMYYMNCGVYNGFIEEMLNLKERLPIPVYKPASDAKFLSYVWGPTLDSMDCILKNVMLPEFQQGDWLAWMDIGSYSICLSSPFNGFAPPKVHPCARKSQWKKFIDYTKRMQKSQE
- the LOC126878277 gene encoding dipeptidase 1-like isoform X1: MGVNSVTEETFHSTSTMGCLAKYCTKKMIYVSVAVSSSLLLLLIGLSVGLSISSFKGSDALTSAPLIDGHNDLPHNLYKLLNNNLDNFNFTQNLTDDELWGKNVCKSCYTDLVRLKKGKIGAQFWAAYVDCSSQFKDAVPLTMRQIDVIKRLVARYPNYLQFVTEAKHIEQAWNDGKIASLIGVEGGHSIDSSLAVLRLYYELGVRYMTLTHMCNTPWADASVVDDTSVHNLTKFGEAIVYEMNRLGMLVDLAHVSHNVMRKTLSITKAPIMFSHSSAFSVCRNYRNVPDDVLYMVKENNGIVMVNFYSNFVNCNCSRNATIQDVVDHINYIRNLIGADHVGIGADYDGVGSMPEGLEDVSKYPDLFDRIYESDVNPKWTREELEKLAGRNLIRVLQAAEEVRDSLAKSEHPRQDIIDQQDIYETETTSKLQPGLCNTAKEWIDFVNHNKSRQ
- the LOC126878277 gene encoding dipeptidase 1-like isoform X2 → MIYVSVAVSSSLLLLLIGLSVGLSISSFKGSDALTSAPLIDGHNDLPHNLYKLLNNNLDNFNFTQNLTDDELWGKNVCKSCYTDLVRLKKGKIGAQFWAAYVDCSSQFKDAVPLTMRQIDVIKRLVARYPNYLQFVTEAKHIEQAWNDGKIASLIGVEGGHSIDSSLAVLRLYYELGVRYMTLTHMCNTPWADASVVDDTSVHNLTKFGEAIVYEMNRLGMLVDLAHVSHNVMRKTLSITKAPIMFSHSSAFSVCRNYRNVPDDVLYMVKENNGIVMVNFYSNFVNCNCSRNATIQDVVDHINYIRNLIGADHVGIGADYDGVGSMPEGLEDVSKYPDLFDRIYESDVNPKWTREELEKLAGRNLIRVLQAAEEVRDSLAKSEHPRQDIIDQQDIYETETTSKLQPGLCNTAKEWIDFVNHNKSRQ